A section of the Rossellomorea marisflavi genome encodes:
- a CDS encoding phosphocarrier protein HPr, translating into MAQKTFTVTAETGIHARPATLLVQTASKFDSDVHLEYKDKKVNLKSIMGVMSLGVGKDAEITIITEGSDEAEALNSLEETLTKEGLAE; encoded by the coding sequence ATGGCACAAAAAACATTCACAGTAACAGCTGAGACAGGGATCCACGCTCGCCCGGCAACTCTATTGGTTCAAACGGCAAGCAAATTCGATAGCGATGTACATCTTGAATACAAAGATAAGAAAGTAAACTTGAAATCAATCATGGGTGTTATGTCTCTAGGTGTCGGTAAAGATGCAGAAATCACAATCATCACTGAAGGTAGCGATGAAGCAGAAGCGTTGAACAGCCTTGAAGAAACACTTACTAAAGAAGGTCTTGCTGAGTAA
- the corA gene encoding magnesium/cobalt transporter CorA, translating to MIRTSVILKNGEIVKDASLSMIKDPYVKWYWVDFSAPTEKEIRILKLYFRFHPLAIEDCLDDFSQRPKLDFYERYIFVLLHTIDHETHAASEVNMFVNSSFIVTFHKGRTKELDRIWSQVEEERDDWSPFKVMHGIADQLVDDYFPLVYAIEDRLNIIEDNTNQDSDSDLMDQLFDIRHEMSKLRRTLIPMRDLLYRIINSGRLNALKEEKLYFNDVYDHLMKLVEMLESYREFSSDIRDNYLSINSDKMNNIMMTLTVITTIFMPLTFIAGLYGMNFVNMPELQSPYGYFIVLGVMGMIAIIMFGLFLKVGWLRVSSKKRNRKRRFLRLK from the coding sequence ATGATTCGGACCAGTGTGATATTGAAAAATGGGGAAATCGTAAAAGATGCCTCCCTGTCCATGATAAAAGATCCGTATGTGAAATGGTATTGGGTGGACTTTTCGGCTCCCACTGAAAAGGAAATCCGTATACTCAAGCTTTATTTCCGGTTTCACCCGCTCGCCATAGAAGACTGCCTCGACGATTTCAGTCAGCGGCCGAAGCTGGATTTCTATGAACGATACATATTCGTATTACTGCATACCATCGATCATGAAACCCATGCAGCAAGTGAAGTGAATATGTTTGTCAATTCAAGCTTTATCGTCACATTCCATAAAGGACGGACAAAGGAACTGGACCGCATTTGGAGCCAGGTGGAAGAAGAAAGGGACGATTGGAGTCCGTTCAAGGTGATGCATGGAATTGCAGATCAGCTTGTAGATGACTATTTTCCACTTGTTTATGCCATCGAGGACCGTTTGAATATCATCGAAGACAATACCAATCAGGACTCGGACAGTGATCTGATGGACCAGCTTTTTGACATCCGCCATGAGATGTCAAAACTGAGGAGGACACTAATTCCGATGAGGGATCTACTATACCGGATCATCAATTCCGGACGTCTGAACGCCCTGAAAGAGGAAAAGCTCTACTTCAATGATGTGTATGATCATTTGATGAAGCTTGTGGAAATGCTTGAATCGTATCGTGAATTTTCATCGGATATCCGTGATAATTACCTTTCAATCAATTCCGATAAGATGAATAACATCATGATGACCCTGACCGTGATCACCACGATCTTCATGCCGCTGACGTTCATTGCCGGTTTATATGGGATGAATTTCGTCAACATGCCGGAACTTCAAAGTCCGTATGGATACTTCATCGTTCTAGGGGTGATGGGTATGATTGCCATCATCATGTTCGGTCTATTCCTTAAAGTCGGTTGGCTTCGTGTCTCCTCAAAAAAACGCAATAGGAAACGGCGGTTTCTCCGATTGAAGTGA
- the queE gene encoding 7-carboxy-7-deazaguanine synthase QueE: protein MRKIPVLEVFGPTIQGEGMVIGQKTMFVRTAGCDYSCAWCDSAFTWDGSAKDDIRLMAATEVWDKLKEIGGDRFSHVTISGGNPALLPQIGDLLEILKANGIGSALETQGSRWQDWFYDINDLTISPKPPSSTMETDYDRLDLIVSRLKENGSNFSLKVVVFDEKDLEYAKGIHMRYEGVPFYIQTGNPEVSMEDTPRLVSNLLLDYERLIDVVCEQKELNDVRVLPQLHTLVWGNKRGV, encoded by the coding sequence ATGAGGAAGATCCCTGTCCTTGAAGTATTCGGTCCCACCATTCAGGGTGAAGGAATGGTGATCGGCCAGAAGACGATGTTCGTCCGTACCGCCGGCTGTGATTACAGCTGTGCATGGTGTGATTCTGCCTTCACTTGGGACGGGTCAGCCAAGGATGATATCAGATTGATGGCGGCAACAGAAGTGTGGGACAAGCTGAAGGAAATCGGGGGGGACCGCTTCTCCCATGTCACCATTTCCGGTGGGAATCCAGCACTATTGCCTCAAATCGGTGATCTTCTGGAGATTCTGAAAGCCAATGGAATCGGCTCTGCTCTCGAAACCCAGGGAAGCCGCTGGCAAGATTGGTTCTATGATATCAATGATCTGACGATCTCACCCAAACCACCAAGCTCCACAATGGAAACGGATTATGATCGATTGGATCTCATTGTCTCCCGCCTAAAAGAGAACGGCTCCAACTTCAGCCTGAAAGTCGTGGTATTCGATGAGAAAGACCTTGAATATGCAAAGGGGATCCATATGAGGTATGAGGGTGTACCGTTTTATATCCAGACCGGAAATCCCGAAGTATCGATGGAAGATACCCCAAGGCTTGTTTCCAATCTGCTTCTTGACTATGAACGATTGATTGATGTTGTATGTGAGCAAAAGGAATTGAATGATGTACGGGTACTTCCTCAGCTTCACACGCTTGTGTGGGGGAATAAAAGGGGAGTTTAA
- a CDS encoding EAL-associated domain-containing protein, with protein MDSMDVLSNKEQIIPYFKPIFSADGHRIAGYEVWGRLLEADGTAICLEGFFEDHEIPDEYKVEVADHIASSALERYLDEKEEGLVFLHRDARLLMLDHGESFLQLLQQYEERGFSLDRIVLGLSEYAYTGDFEQLVHLLVYYKTYGIKISMNNIAENGGQLEKLSFFSPDILRVNLYQLRNDAGNKVYKDILYSLSVLARKIGASLLYEGIEINYQLQFAWLSGGRFYQGDYLHKESSTFLDPDILKPKLKQKYGDFIRYETKHLNAGYDLADLLHKDTGSELLRIKKEIGDFDGILMELANHFSDKAFRLYICNEVGFQVSSNVLKVSGTWAKDRSYIGKNWSWRPYFLENIIRMRMDKKGLLSDMYSDIDSGESIRTFSFPLGNEHYLFMDLSYEFLFEEDSLLY; from the coding sequence ATGGACTCAATGGACGTATTATCCAACAAAGAACAAATCATCCCATACTTTAAGCCGATTTTCAGCGCTGATGGTCATCGTATCGCTGGGTATGAAGTCTGGGGGAGGCTCCTTGAGGCGGACGGGACTGCAATATGTCTCGAAGGTTTCTTTGAGGATCATGAAATCCCGGATGAATATAAAGTGGAGGTCGCCGATCATATTGCTTCCTCTGCACTCGAACGATATCTGGATGAAAAAGAGGAGGGACTCGTTTTCCTTCACCGCGATGCCCGCCTCCTGATGCTTGATCACGGCGAATCATTCCTGCAGCTCCTTCAGCAATATGAAGAGCGGGGCTTCTCCCTTGACAGGATTGTCCTTGGACTATCAGAATATGCCTATACAGGGGATTTTGAACAATTGGTTCATTTGCTCGTCTACTACAAAACCTATGGAATCAAAATCTCCATGAACAATATTGCTGAGAACGGCGGTCAGCTCGAAAAACTATCCTTCTTCTCACCTGATATCCTCAGGGTCAACCTTTATCAGCTAAGAAATGATGCAGGTAATAAAGTGTACAAGGACATTTTATACAGCCTATCAGTCCTTGCAAGGAAAATTGGGGCATCCTTGCTATATGAAGGAATCGAGATCAATTACCAGCTTCAATTCGCCTGGCTAAGCGGAGGGCGATTCTATCAAGGGGACTACCTTCACAAGGAGTCGAGCACCTTCCTTGATCCGGATATCCTTAAGCCGAAACTGAAACAAAAGTACGGTGATTTTATCAGATACGAAACCAAGCACCTCAATGCAGGGTACGACCTTGCCGATCTTTTACATAAAGACACGGGCAGTGAGCTCCTGAGGATCAAGAAAGAAATCGGTGATTTCGACGGCATCCTCATGGAACTGGCTAACCATTTTTCCGACAAAGCCTTCCGTCTTTATATTTGCAACGAAGTAGGGTTCCAAGTGAGCAGCAACGTCTTGAAGGTGTCAGGCACCTGGGCGAAGGACCGTTCCTATATCGGTAAAAACTGGAGCTGGCGTCCTTACTTTCTCGAGAATATCATCCGGATGAGGATGGATAAAAAAGGACTTCTCTCCGATATGTATTCTGATATCGATTCCGGCGAATCCATCAGGACGTTTTCCTTTCCTCTCGGTAATGAACATTATCTATTCATGGACTTATCCTACGAGTTTCTTTTTGAAGAAGACAGCCTGCTTTATTGA
- a CDS encoding chemotaxis protein — MNDQQSILLESGTNELEIIEFEIEKRKFGINVIKVKEIILPTAVIPVPHSHPHVEGLIQLRGEVLPLINLAKVLGKTEVPPPEAKYIVAEFNQQKVVFHVHNVTQIHRISWNDIEKPTSMYQGGDQSTIIGVIKRTEDMILLLDFESILLEINPQTGIRVEEVKKLGHRERSDKQIVAAEDSPLLRKLLHDTLSEGGYGHVEFFENGADALAYLESLADQGGNVTDQVQLVITDIEMPQMDGHHLTRRIKSDQRLKDLPVIIFSSLITNDLKHKGHKVGAEDQISKPEISELIRTIDKHIL; from the coding sequence ATGAACGATCAACAATCAATTCTTCTCGAAAGTGGGACGAATGAACTTGAAATCATAGAATTCGAAATTGAAAAAAGAAAATTTGGTATAAATGTCATCAAGGTGAAGGAGATCATCCTCCCAACGGCCGTCATCCCGGTCCCGCATTCCCACCCTCATGTGGAAGGTCTCATCCAGCTTAGGGGAGAGGTACTGCCCCTCATCAACCTGGCCAAAGTACTAGGGAAAACCGAGGTGCCGCCACCAGAAGCAAAATATATTGTGGCAGAATTCAATCAGCAGAAAGTGGTCTTTCATGTGCATAACGTGACACAGATTCACCGGATCTCCTGGAATGATATCGAAAAGCCGACGTCCATGTACCAAGGAGGGGACCAGTCGACGATCATCGGCGTCATCAAAAGGACGGAGGATATGATCCTTCTTCTCGACTTTGAGAGCATCCTTCTTGAAATCAATCCTCAGACGGGAATCAGGGTGGAGGAAGTGAAGAAGCTCGGTCACCGTGAACGCAGCGACAAACAGATTGTTGCTGCAGAAGATTCTCCGCTATTGAGGAAGCTCCTTCATGATACATTGAGTGAAGGCGGATACGGCCATGTGGAGTTTTTCGAAAATGGAGCGGATGCACTAGCCTATCTCGAATCCCTTGCTGACCAGGGCGGGAATGTCACGGATCAGGTTCAATTGGTCATAACGGATATCGAAATGCCCCAGATGGACGGACATCACCTGACGAGGAGGATCAAAAGCGATCAAAGGCTGAAAGATTTGCCGGTGATCATCTTCTCTTCCCTCATCACGAATGATCTTAAGCATAAGGGGCATAAGGTGGGTGCGGAGGATCAAATCAGCAAGCCTGAAATATCAGAACTTATCAGAACCATTGATAAACATATTTTGTAG
- the ptsP gene encoding phosphoenolpyruvate--protein phosphotransferase, translating to MSSLLNGIAASNGIAIAKAYRLVEPDLSFEKKAVDNVEAEVSRFQDAISTSKTELEAIRDKAREDLGEDKAQIFEAHLLVLSDPELLTPIEDKVKSENVNAEFALKETADMFVTMFESMDNEYMKERAADIRDVTKRVLSHLLGVQISNPSMVTEEVIVIAEDLTPSDTAQLNRQYVKGFTTDIGGRTSHSAIMARSMEIPAVVGTKTVTSSVENGDLIIVDGLNGEVHINPTPEVVAQYKEEHARYEEQKAEWAKLVNEPTVSKDGEHVELAANIGTPNDLEGVKNNGGEGVGLYRTEFLYMGRDELPTEEEQFKAYKAVLEGMEGKPVVVRTLDIGGDKELPYLNLPKEMNPFLGYRAIRLCLDEQDIFRTQLRALLKASTFGNLKIMFPMISNLDEFRAAKAVLEEEKKALLENGVEVSDHIEVGIMVEIPSTAVMADVFAKEVDFFSIGTNDLIQYTMAADRMNERVSYLYQPYNPAILRLVKMVIDAAHKEGKWAGMCGEMAGDEIAVPILLGLGLDEFSMSATSILRARSQISNLSKAEMKEMAEHVLTLDTNDAVQEVVKKATSME from the coding sequence ATGTCCAGCCTTCTTAACGGAATTGCAGCATCCAACGGGATTGCCATTGCAAAAGCATACCGCCTGGTCGAGCCTGATCTCAGCTTCGAAAAGAAAGCGGTTGATAATGTCGAGGCAGAGGTATCCCGTTTTCAGGATGCTATTTCCACATCAAAAACCGAACTTGAAGCTATCCGTGATAAAGCACGGGAGGATCTTGGAGAAGACAAAGCCCAGATCTTTGAAGCGCACCTGCTTGTTCTTAGTGACCCAGAGCTACTGACACCGATTGAAGACAAAGTGAAATCTGAAAATGTAAACGCTGAATTTGCCCTTAAGGAAACAGCGGATATGTTCGTGACCATGTTTGAATCCATGGATAACGAATACATGAAAGAACGTGCGGCCGATATCCGTGACGTGACCAAACGTGTCCTGTCACATCTACTTGGCGTGCAAATTTCGAACCCAAGCATGGTGACAGAAGAAGTGATTGTCATCGCAGAAGATTTGACCCCTTCTGATACTGCTCAGCTGAACCGTCAATACGTCAAAGGGTTCACCACTGATATCGGTGGTCGTACTTCCCACTCAGCCATCATGGCTCGTTCCATGGAAATCCCGGCAGTGGTTGGTACGAAAACGGTTACCTCATCAGTGGAAAACGGTGATCTCATCATCGTGGATGGATTGAATGGAGAAGTACATATCAATCCGACTCCTGAAGTAGTGGCTCAGTACAAAGAAGAACATGCCCGCTATGAGGAGCAAAAAGCCGAATGGGCTAAACTCGTCAATGAACCGACTGTTTCAAAAGACGGTGAACATGTCGAGCTGGCGGCAAATATCGGTACTCCGAATGACCTTGAAGGTGTGAAAAATAATGGCGGTGAAGGTGTGGGTCTGTACAGGACCGAATTCCTTTACATGGGCCGCGATGAGCTTCCAACAGAGGAAGAGCAATTCAAAGCTTATAAAGCCGTCCTTGAAGGCATGGAAGGAAAACCTGTTGTTGTGCGTACGCTGGACATCGGCGGAGATAAAGAGCTTCCATACTTGAATCTGCCTAAAGAAATGAATCCATTCCTCGGCTATCGTGCAATCCGCCTGTGCCTTGATGAACAAGACATCTTCCGTACACAATTGCGTGCACTGCTTAAAGCAAGCACCTTCGGTAATCTCAAAATCATGTTCCCTATGATTTCAAATCTTGATGAGTTCCGTGCTGCCAAAGCCGTTCTTGAAGAGGAGAAAAAGGCCCTTCTTGAAAACGGAGTAGAAGTTTCGGATCATATCGAAGTAGGAATCATGGTCGAAATTCCTTCTACAGCGGTCATGGCTGATGTGTTCGCTAAAGAAGTGGACTTCTTCTCGATTGGAACAAATGATTTGATTCAATACACAATGGCGGCCGACCGCATGAATGAACGCGTTTCCTATCTGTACCAGCCGTATAATCCGGCGATCCTTCGCCTTGTGAAGATGGTCATCGATGCGGCTCACAAAGAAGGGAAATGGGCTGGAATGTGTGGAGAAATGGCTGGAGACGAAATCGCCGTGCCGATCCTTCTTGGACTTGGTCTGGATGAGTTCTCCATGAGTGCCACGTCAATCCTTCGTGCCCGCTCTCAGATCTCAAACCTGAGCAAAGCCGAAATGAAGGAAATGGCTGAACATGTATTGACACTTGATACGAATGATGCTGTTCAAGAAGTCGTTAAAAAAGCAACATCAATGGAATAA
- the queC gene encoding 7-cyano-7-deazaguanine synthase QueC — MKNDKAVVVFSGGQDSTTCLFWAKKNFKEVEAVTFNYGQRHVAELDCAREIAEELDIPHHVLDMSLLNQLAPSALTRDEDIVQKDGELPSTFVPGRNLMFLSFAGVLAKQIGAKHIVTGVCETDFSGYPDCRDVFVKSLNVTLNLSMDDEFVIHTPLMWIDKAETWELADQLGAFEYVQEKTLTCYNGIKGAGCGECPACELRQRGLDQYLERRAGGDIE; from the coding sequence ATGAAAAATGATAAAGCAGTCGTCGTGTTCAGCGGCGGTCAAGATAGCACAACCTGCCTGTTCTGGGCGAAAAAGAATTTTAAAGAGGTCGAGGCCGTTACATTCAACTACGGCCAGCGCCATGTGGCTGAACTTGATTGTGCAAGGGAGATTGCGGAGGAGCTTGATATCCCTCACCATGTTCTCGACATGAGCCTCTTGAATCAACTGGCACCTAGTGCCCTGACGCGGGATGAGGACATCGTGCAGAAGGATGGCGAGCTGCCGTCCACATTTGTTCCGGGCCGTAATCTGATGTTTCTTTCATTTGCAGGGGTCCTTGCCAAGCAAATCGGTGCAAAGCATATCGTGACGGGCGTATGTGAAACAGACTTCAGTGGATATCCGGATTGCCGGGATGTTTTTGTAAAATCCCTTAACGTGACGTTGAACCTGTCCATGGATGACGAATTTGTCATCCACACGCCGCTCATGTGGATCGACAAGGCCGAAACGTGGGAGCTTGCCGATCAGCTTGGTGCCTTCGAGTATGTACAGGAAAAGACCCTTACTTGCTATAACGGCATCAAGGGGGCAGGCTGCGGGGAGTGCCCGGCATGCGAACTCCGACAAAGGGGTCTTGATCAATATCTTGAGAGAAGAGCAGGGGGGGATATCGAATGA
- the queD gene encoding 6-carboxytetrahydropterin synthase QueD, whose product MIQQIYPVPNHPYEYELNKDMHFAAAHYIPAESAGSCSEMHGHTYFANITIAGDALDETGFLVNFQQIKKLIHKRFDHTVINDDERFQGDLKFPTTEVMAKVMYDIIQEHLDTLPHSPKCLQVFLRETPTSYCIYRPKGGRS is encoded by the coding sequence ATGATCCAGCAAATCTACCCTGTCCCGAATCATCCGTATGAATACGAATTGAACAAAGATATGCACTTTGCTGCCGCTCACTATATTCCGGCCGAGTCTGCAGGAAGCTGCAGTGAAATGCATGGTCACACGTATTTCGCCAATATTACGATTGCCGGTGACGCCCTTGATGAAACAGGTTTCCTTGTCAACTTCCAGCAGATTAAAAAGCTGATCCATAAGCGCTTCGATCACACGGTCATCAATGATGACGAGAGGTTTCAAGGGGACCTCAAATTTCCGACGACGGAAGTCATGGCCAAGGTAATGTATGACATTATCCAGGAACACTTGGATACACTTCCCCACTCTCCGAAATGCCTTCAAGTATTTCTACGTGAAACCCCGACGAGCTACTGCATCTATCGGCCTAAGGGGGGACGGTCATGA
- a CDS encoding YkyB family protein yields MNHSSRQAPSPTSTLTLSQAIFTVNRHAKTAGNPKYLYSLKKRALLKMIKEGKAKKVGLHFSNNPRFSQQQSDVLVTCGEYTFHIPPTKEDFKELPHLGSLDSTLRNPRCKMGLQQAKNTLEHYTGMTDQSSGGDRRTCYQKPVFKKLGDSFF; encoded by the coding sequence TTGAACCATTCAAGTAGACAAGCCCCTTCTCCCACATCAACATTAACCCTCTCCCAGGCCATCTTTACCGTGAATCGTCATGCAAAGACAGCCGGCAATCCAAAGTACCTTTACTCTCTGAAAAAACGAGCACTGCTGAAAATGATCAAAGAAGGAAAAGCCAAGAAGGTCGGGTTGCATTTTTCCAACAATCCCCGATTCAGTCAGCAGCAGTCCGATGTACTGGTCACGTGCGGGGAGTATACCTTCCACATCCCGCCAACCAAGGAAGACTTCAAGGAACTTCCACATCTCGGTTCCCTGGATTCCACTCTCAGGAACCCGCGATGCAAGATGGGACTTCAACAGGCCAAGAACACTCTTGAACACTACACGGGCATGACAGATCAATCTTCAGGCGGAGATCGGCGTACCTGTTATCAGAAGCCCGTATTCAAAAAGCTGGGGGACAGCTTCTTTTAA
- a CDS encoding GNAT family N-acetyltransferase — translation MYVKKQYVFRHGNPVLVTIRNYREEDFDSLISIQQRAFPPPFPPELWWNKDQLHQHVDRFPLGAICVEMDGLVVGSMTSLIVSYSPEDPDHTWDDITDEGYITNHSDDGNTLYVVDLCIDPAYRGLKLGKWMMDALYEIVVHLRLERLLGGGRIPTFHSYRDRYTVEEYVEKLARGEHKDPVITFLLQCGRMPVRVIKDYLEDEESCHYGILMEWRNPFSNIKKD, via the coding sequence ATGTATGTAAAAAAGCAATATGTCTTCCGTCATGGCAATCCGGTACTTGTGACGATACGAAACTACAGGGAAGAAGACTTTGACTCTTTGATCTCGATCCAACAGCGGGCGTTCCCACCTCCATTCCCCCCGGAATTATGGTGGAATAAAGATCAGCTGCACCAGCATGTTGACCGTTTCCCTCTGGGAGCCATCTGTGTAGAGATGGATGGCCTCGTGGTAGGCAGCATGACCAGCCTGATTGTCTCTTACTCCCCGGAAGATCCGGATCATACATGGGATGACATCACAGATGAAGGATATATCACCAATCATTCGGATGACGGGAATACGTTGTATGTGGTTGATTTGTGCATCGACCCGGCCTACAGAGGCTTGAAGCTCGGGAAATGGATGATGGATGCACTCTATGAAATTGTCGTCCATCTGCGCCTTGAGCGCCTTCTCGGCGGTGGACGCATACCGACCTTTCATTCATATCGCGACCGCTACACAGTGGAAGAATATGTGGAGAAACTAGCCAGGGGAGAACACAAAGACCCAGTCATCACCTTTCTCCTCCAGTGCGGACGGATGCCTGTGCGAGTCATAAAAGATTATCTCGAAGATGAAGAATCCTGCCATTACGGCATTCTGATGGAGTGGAGAAATCCGTTTTCAAACATAAAAAAGGATTGA
- the fadH gene encoding 2,4-dienoyl-CoA reductase, protein MEEKQVVIVTGGSNGMGKYMAKKFLEEGADVLVTGRNKERLEAVQEEFSQLKGNVEIFQMDVREEEHVKAMLAHCLGSFGQVDVLINNAAGNFICPVEKLSANGWKSVIDIVLNGTFLCSHAVGNHWIGEGKKGSIINIVATYAWGAGAGVAHSAAAKAGVLSLTRTLAVEWGHKYGIRTNAIAPGPIERTGGADKLWESEEAAKRTLNSVPLKRLGTPEEIAGLAYFLSSEQAAYINGECVTMDGGQWLNPFPF, encoded by the coding sequence CTGGAGGAGAAACAGGTCGTAATCGTGACGGGTGGATCTAACGGCATGGGGAAATACATGGCGAAGAAGTTTCTTGAAGAGGGAGCAGATGTCTTGGTGACCGGGAGGAACAAAGAGCGCTTGGAAGCTGTCCAAGAAGAATTCTCACAACTGAAAGGGAACGTTGAGATCTTCCAGATGGACGTGAGGGAAGAAGAACACGTAAAAGCCATGCTTGCTCATTGTCTGGGCTCTTTTGGTCAGGTGGATGTCTTGATCAATAATGCTGCAGGGAATTTCATCTGTCCGGTTGAAAAACTGTCGGCCAATGGCTGGAAGTCGGTAATCGATATCGTTCTGAATGGTACCTTCCTGTGCTCACATGCGGTTGGGAATCATTGGATCGGAGAAGGGAAGAAAGGATCCATCATCAATATCGTCGCTACCTACGCATGGGGAGCGGGTGCCGGGGTTGCCCATTCTGCTGCTGCCAAAGCAGGAGTACTGTCATTGACAAGGACCCTGGCTGTCGAGTGGGGACATAAGTATGGCATCAGAACAAATGCCATCGCACCGGGTCCAATCGAACGGACAGGCGGAGCAGACAAGCTCTGGGAATCGGAAGAAGCAGCCAAACGGACGCTGAACAGCGTTCCTCTCAAAAGGTTGGGAACTCCTGAAGAAATTGCAGGGCTGGCCTATTTTCTTTCTTCGGAACAGGCAGCCTATATTAATGGAGAATGCGTGACAATGGATGGGGGCCAATGGCTTAATCCCTTCCCGTTTTAA
- a CDS encoding aminotransferase A, with protein MEEKMNPRVLELQLSGIRRFFNMVAGTEGMISLTIGQPDFPTPLHVKDAGKRAIDENFTSYTHNAGMVELRKAASDFMKEKYRLDYDEDEVIITSGASQGIDVTLRSILVEGNECILPGPVYPGYEPIIKLSGAKPIHIDTTSNGFKLDASLLKTAITSKTKCIILPYPSNPTGVSLTAEELEEIAELVRGRGIFVVADEIYSELTFDRSHRSIAEFLRDQTIVINGLSKSHSMTGWRIGMVMAPKAISQHLLKVHQYNVSSATSVSQKAALAALTKGKDDAIPMKDAYRKRREYVYERLVGMGFRNVIKPDGAFYYFVEIPERFNGDSFAFCLELVQKEKVAVVPGEAFSVMGEGYFRLSYACSMEELEEGLDRMENFLASF; from the coding sequence TTGGAAGAGAAAATGAATCCTAGAGTATTGGAATTGCAACTATCAGGCATCCGGCGTTTCTTCAACATGGTGGCAGGCACCGAAGGCATGATTTCCCTGACGATCGGACAACCCGATTTCCCCACCCCTCTCCACGTGAAAGACGCCGGGAAGCGGGCAATCGATGAAAACTTCACTTCATATACCCATAATGCAGGGATGGTCGAGCTGAGAAAGGCCGCTTCCGACTTCATGAAAGAAAAATATCGTCTGGACTACGATGAAGATGAGGTCATCATCACTTCAGGGGCTTCTCAGGGTATTGATGTCACGCTCAGGTCGATCCTCGTCGAAGGCAATGAATGCATCCTGCCTGGGCCCGTTTACCCCGGGTATGAGCCCATCATTAAACTGTCTGGAGCCAAACCGATCCATATCGATACAACATCAAACGGCTTTAAGCTGGATGCTTCCCTTTTGAAGACCGCCATCACATCAAAAACGAAATGCATCATCCTCCCCTACCCGTCCAATCCCACAGGCGTCAGCCTGACAGCAGAGGAGCTGGAAGAGATTGCCGAATTGGTCCGAGGGCGAGGGATTTTCGTGGTAGCAGATGAGATCTACAGTGAGCTCACCTTCGATCGCAGCCATCGTTCCATCGCAGAATTCCTCCGTGATCAGACCATTGTCATCAACGGTCTCTCGAAGTCACATAGTATGACAGGCTGGCGTATCGGTATGGTCATGGCCCCAAAAGCGATCAGTCAGCATCTATTGAAGGTGCATCAATATAATGTATCCTCCGCCACCTCCGTATCCCAGAAAGCGGCCCTCGCAGCCTTGACTAAGGGGAAAGATGATGCCATCCCCATGAAGGATGCCTACCGCAAAAGACGTGAATATGTATATGAGCGCCTCGTGGGGATGGGCTTCCGGAATGTGATCAAGCCTGACGGTGCTTTCTATTATTTCGTGGAGATCCCTGAAAGATTCAACGGTGATTCCTTTGCATTCTGCTTGGAGCTTGTACAGAAGGAGAAAGTCGCCGTCGTACCAGGAGAGGCATTCTCGGTCATGGGAGAAGGCTATTTCAGGTTGTCTTACGCCTGTTCAATGGAAGAACTCGAAGAAGGGTTGGATCGCATGGAAAACTTCCTTGCATCCTTTTAA